In Streptomyces sp. NBC_01707, a genomic segment contains:
- a CDS encoding DUF488 domain-containing protein, with product MRAGEEWSTVGSSSVRVRRVYDPQEDGDGTRVLVDRLWPRGVAKDRARIDRWLKELTPSNELRSWYHEDRTGTRYDDFVDRYRAELADPVHTAAVDELVELVRAGGPVTLVTAVKDVPHSHVPVLVDHVEHELRHR from the coding sequence ATGAGAGCCGGTGAGGAGTGGTCGACGGTGGGCAGCAGTTCCGTACGGGTACGCCGGGTGTACGACCCGCAGGAGGACGGTGACGGGACCCGCGTCCTCGTCGACCGGCTCTGGCCCCGCGGCGTCGCCAAGGACCGGGCAAGGATCGACCGGTGGCTCAAGGAGCTCACCCCGTCGAACGAACTCCGCTCCTGGTACCACGAGGACCGCACCGGCACCCGCTACGACGACTTCGTCGACCGCTACCGCGCCGAGCTCGCCGACCCGGTGCACACGGCGGCGGTGGACGAGCTGGTGGAACTGGTCCGTGCGGGCGGGCCGGTGACCCTGGTCACGGCGGTGAAGGACGTCCCGCACAGTCATGTCCCGGTCCTCGTCGACCATGT